The following coding sequences are from one Schizosaccharomyces osmophilus chromosome 1, complete sequence window:
- the fma1 gene encoding methionine aminopeptidase Fma1 has product MASETTKALCAGVDCHNFANKLQCPKCLVNNTSSFFCGQECFKNSWPIHKQLHLPPGTVKREDGTYDPFPKFKYSGSLRASYPLSQIRKVPPHIKKPDYAKSGSSRSEQIEGRSFKIKRLSPEEQEGMRKVCQLGREILDIAAAAIRPGITTDEIDRIVHEASVERECYPSPLNYYSFPKSVCTSINEIICHGIPDQRPLQDGDIINLDISAYHNGFHADLNETYYVGDKAKSNPELVSLVENTRIALDKAIEAVKPGVMFQEFGNIIEKHTKSVTDTNLSIVRTYCGHGVNQLFHSAPTIPHYARNKAPGIARPGMTFTIEPMLTLGPARDISWPDDWTSSTASGKCSAQFEHTLLVTETGCEVLTARLPNSPGGPVKQIK; this is encoded by the exons ATGGCTTCTGAAACAACTAAAGCATTATGCGCTGGTGTTGATTGCCATAATTTCGCGAATAAATTACAATGTCCAAAATGTTTGGTTAACAATACAAGCTCCTTCTTTTGCGGACAG GAATGCTTTAAAAACAGCTGG CCCATCCACAAGCAACTACACCTTCCTCCTGGGACTGTTAAAAGAG AGGATGGAACTTACGATCCTTTCCCAAAATTTAAGTATAGCGGTTCTTTAAGAGCCAGTTATCCTCTTTCTCAAATTCGTAAGGTCCCGCCACACATAAAAAAGCCTGATTACGCGAAATCTGGTTCCTCTCGTAGTGAACAAATTGAAGGTCGTAGCTTTAAAATCAAGCGTCTATCTCCCGAAGAGCAAGAAGGCATGCGAAAAGTATGTCAATTGGGTCGTGAGATACTTGACattgctgctgctgctatTCGTCCTGGTATTACTACAGATGAAATTGACCGCATCGTTCACGAAGCTAGTGTTGAACGTGAATGTTATCCTAGTCCTCTAAATTATTATTCCTTCCCAAAAAGTGTTTGTACATCGATAAATGAAATCATTTGTCATGGTATACCCGACCAAAGGCCTCTACAGGATGGAGATATCATAAACTTGGATATCAGTGCATACCACAATGGGTTCCACGCAGATTTGAATGAAACTTATTATGTCGGAGACAAGGCTAAGAGTAATCCCGAACTTGTTAGCCTTGTTGAAAACACTCGTATTGCTTTGGATAAAGCAATTGAGGCTGTTAAACCCGGTGTTATGTTCCAAGAGTTCGGTAAcataattgaaaaacataCCAAGTCTGTTACCGACACTAACCTCTCAATCGTTCGAACATACTGTGGACACGGAGTAaatcaactttttcattcgGCCCCAACAATCCCCCATTATGCTCGTAACAAAGCTCCAGGCATTGCTCGTCCTGGAATGACATTTACCATTGAGCCGATGTTGACCTTAGGCCCTGCCAGAGACATTAGTTGGCCTGATGATTGGACCTCGTCAACTGCTTCTGGTAAATGCTCTGCTCAGTTCGAACACACTCTTCTTGTTACTGAGACAGGTTGTGAAGTTTTGACCGCTCGTTTACCAAATTCACCTGGTGGACCCGTTAAGCAAATTAAGTAA